In Subdoligranulum variabile, the genomic stretch TCTACGCGGCACTTCTGGCCGTCTGGTTTCTCTGCCGGGTCGTACGGAACCGCCGGGCCTTGACCGCCCGGATACTGTTGCCTGCCCTGTTGCCGGCGGCGCTGGTGGCCTGCGGCCTGATGGGATACAATGTCGCCCGCTTTGGCAATCCCCTGGAGTTCGGCCGAATGTATCTTCCGGAATTTGCCCGCGGCGGAGATCCCCAATTTTCTCTTTCCTATCTGCCGGGCAATCTTGCCAATCTGCTGCGCCCTGTCACACTGGACGGGAGCCTCCAGCTGCATTTTGAGGTTTTCAACGGCTTTCTGTTTTTTGTAGCCAATCCCCTCTTCCTGCTCTGGGCTCTGCGCGGAGCGTCCTGCGTTATGCACAAAGAGCCTCGGACCGGGAAACTGCCCCTGCCCACCCAGGGATGGTTTCTTGCCGCCGCCGGCACAGGCACAGCGCTGCTGTATTGCCTGCACCGCACGCTGGGCGGCTGGCAGTTCGGGGCAAGGTATCTGGTGGATCTTTTCCCCTGGGTGATCCTCTGGTTCCTGGCCCGGCCCGCCTGGCGTCCCCGCTCCGGGGCCTGGACCTTGTGCGGTGCCGCCATCCTCTTCAACCTTTACGGTGCACTGTATATGCTGCAGACATAAAAAGTCCCCGGCAGAGATCTGCCGGGGACTTTGCTGTTTATTGAATTACTGATCCTGCTGATCGGTCTCCGCCGGAGTTTCCTCCTCGGTACCCTCCAGCTCGATGTCAAAGGCCGCACCGCAGTTGGGGCAGACCAACTCGGACTCCTGATCCAGCAAGGTCTCCTCGTCCACAGTGGAAACAGCGCCGCAGTTGGGGCAGGTCACCTCATAGAGGTCCTCACTGTCCTCGTCGTCGCCTTCCTCGTCCTCCTCGTCACCGTACAGGTCGGCCACCACATCGTCCAGATCCTGGTCCAGCGTCTCCAGCTCATCGTAGACCTGGTCCAGGGCGTTGTCGTGCTCGGTCACGCTGGCTGCCATCTCCTCCAGCAGGTCCATCATCGCTGCAATGACCTTGCCGTTCTTGGATGCGGGGTCAAATTCCATGCCAGTCATCAGGCCGCGGATGTAGGCGGCTTTTGCATTCAGATCCATAGCCATAGTGCTTTTCCTCCGTTTGCTTGTGTCAAAAAGAGCCGGGCGCGGCGGTATGCCATGCCCGGCAGAGAAATCAGTTGACGCGCTCCATATACTCGCCGGTGCGGGTATCGATGCGGACCTTGTCGCCCTCGTTGATGAACAGCGGCACACGAATCTCGGCACCGGTCTCCACGGTGGCGGGCTTCAGGGTGTTGGTCGCGGTGTTGCCCTTGATGCCGGGCTCGGTGGCGGTGATCTCCAGCTCGACGAAGTTGGGGATTTCCACGCTGAAGACCTTGCCCTTGTAGCTCAGCAGCTTGCAGGTGTCATTCTCCTTGCAGAACTTGAAGTTCTCGGGCACGTCGGAGGCGCTGACGGGAATGTCGTCGTAGGTCTCCACGTCCATGAAGTGGTACAGGCCGCCGTCCTCGTAGGAGTAGGTGACCTCTTTACGCTCGATAAAGGCCTGCGGGAACTTGGCGGTGGGGTTGTAGCTGGTCTCAACCACGGAACCGGTGATGACGTTCTTGGTCTTGGTGCGCACGAACGCGGCGCCCTTGCCGGGCTTGACGTGCTGGAACTCAACGACCTGAAGGACCTGGCCGTCCTGTTCGAAGGTAACGCCGTTGCGGAATTCGCCTGCAGAAATCATATAAAAATTCCTCCAATAATAGAATGGTACTACATAGCTGTATCTATTTTACAGGATACTGCGTCGTTTTGCAAGACCCGGGCTGCTTTTTTTGGGTCCTTTTCGCTAATTTTTTGCCCCGGACCTTCACAAAGCGGCGTAGGTGCGCCCCAGCACGGCGGCATCCTCGGCCTGGGTGCCCGCCGATTCACAGATGATGGTGGGTGCCAGTCCCCGCTCCTTCAGCAGCGCCAGCAGCGGCGCATGGGGCGGGCCGTATTCCGTATCAGCAAAGGTCAGATGGCATTTTTCGCCGCCCTTGGTGTAGGCAATGCGGGAAAAATGAGCATGGAAACGAGATGCACGTTCCGGCCCCAGCACCTGCAGTTTGTCCAGCAGCGCGGCATAGTCCTCCGTGGCTGTTGCTTCGGCAAACTGCACGCCCTGGCTGCGGGCATACAGATGGCCGAAATCAATGCAGGGGGTGATGCGCTCATCCACCTGGCACAGCGCCAGCACCTCGTCCAGCGTCCCCAGCTGATTGACCTTGCCCATCGTCTCGGGACAGAGGATGCAGTCTGCGAACCCGGCGGCATCGCAGGCCTCCACGGCGCGGCGCATGGTATCCAGCGCCTTTTCCAGGGCCTCCTCCCGGCTCTGCTTGCCGCAGGAACCGGTGTGGAAGATCACCCGCCGGCCCCCCAGCGCCTTGACAAGGGCACAGCTCTGCAGCAGATAGTCAATGCTGTGCAGACGCTTGTCCTCCTCGAGGCTGGACATACTGATATAGTAGGGCGCATGCACCGACAGCGAGATATTTTTCTCGGCGCAGGCTTTGCCCAGCGCCTCCGCTTTGTCCAGCGCCAGCCGCACGCCGCGGCCGCACTGGTATTCGAAGGCCGTAAGCCCGAACCCCGCCGTGTAGGACGCAATGCCCTCCGGGTCAAACTTCTTGCCGGGGTAGCTGTCCGACAGGCCTGCCGACCCGAAACGCGGTGTCTCACTCATAGAGTTTGCCTCCCTTTTCGTAATACCGCCGGATCCAATGGGGTTCATACTTCCGCTTGATCTGTACGCTGCGGGCTTTATCGTGGGGTGTGCGGGGCAGCAGGAACAGACAAGGGATGCCGTACAGGCCCGCCGCCATCCGGTCGGCGTAGATCTGATCCCCTACCATGGCCATCTGGGATTTTTTGACACCCAGCCGGTGACGCGCCACCATCAATCCCAGGGGCAGCGGCTTGCAGGCCATGGACACCCAGGCCAGACCGATGCGCTCCGCAAAGGGACGCACCCGCTTGGCCGTGTTGTTGGAAACGATGGTCAGGCTTATGCCGGCCTCCCGCATCTCCTGCAGCCAGGCCTGCACGCTGTCCTCCAGCACCTGGCTGCCGTCGCCGGTCAGGGTGTTGTCCACATCCAGCACCAGCGCCTGGATTCCCTTTTGAGCCAGAAACTCCGGGCGGATGGCCTCCACCCTGCGAAAGATATATTCCGGGGTCAGGATCATGGTTATGCTCCTTATACAAAAAGTGCAGGCCCGCGCAAAACGCGGGCCTGCACAGTCGTTCTTTGTAAGCTAGCTTACTTAAACTTGCGCTTGCGGGCAGCCTCGGACTTCTTCTTACGGCGCACGGACGGCTTCTCATAAGCCTCACGCTTGCGCACCTCGGCCAACACGCCGCTGCGGGCGGTGCTGCGCTTGAAACGGCGCAGAGCGCTCTCGAGGGACTCGCCCTCTTTGACACGGATCTCCGACATCTTCTTCCCTCCCTTGACCTGAGACAGGAGTTTGCCGGTCAAATACAATCAACCAGTAAACAAGATTATACTATACTTACCCCTCCGATGTCAACCGGGAAAGGGGACATAGAACGTCGAATTTTTAATTTTTTAACATTTTTTCCGCTTTTCCACGAGGCGGCTTCAGCACACTGCATGCCAGAGCCACAAAGCTCCATAGATGACCGGCTGATGGAGCATATAGACCAGCAGCGTATGCCGTCCCACAAAGGCCAGCGGCCGCACCACGGCGGGCGCCTGCCCGGCCCGCGGCCGCCACAGACGGGCCAGGAACAGCCCGCACCAGAACAGGAACAGCCACGGGATCAGCGGGAAATAATCCGCCGAGGAAAACCTCGTCAGATCCGGCAGCCCCAGCCAGAACCAGTTGGGGCGGTACCAGGCATCGGGCAGCGCCCACAGGCGCAGGGTCTCAAATCCCAGGTACCCCTTGGGAACCTGATTGGTCAGCGCAAAGAGTACAGCACAGGCTGCCAGGCCCACGCCCGCAGGGCATTTTTCCAGCAAGGGGCGCACCAGCCAGCTCAGCAGCACCGCCGCCCCATTGAGATGCAACACGCCGAACCAGATTGATTCCGACGGCATGAATCCCACCGTGACCGCCGTCAGGATCACCGCACAACCTGCCACCAGCAGACCGTTTTTCCAGGGCTTGCGCGCCAGGGTGAAGCTGTACCCTGACACCAGGATGAAACTCCAGCAGATATACTGCTGCCATACGTGGCATCCCGCCCCGTTGATATCGTACCAGCTGCTGGCATGGCCGAATACATAGACCCAGTCGTACAATGCATGGTAGGCCAGCATATTGACCAGCGCCGCACCGCGCACCACATCCAGCAGCCAAAGCCGTTTTGCCGTCATGCTCCCCCTGCCCTTTCCGAAATTTTACAGTTTATTCATTGTAGCACAGCTCGCCTCAGGTTGCAATCAACGGCGTTTTGCGGTAAAATTTAGCTTGGATTACAAGGATTGGGGAGAAAGTATATGAGCAAGATACGTCTGGTCGCCCTGGACCTGGACGGGACGGTATTCAACGACGAAAAGCAGATCAGCCCGCGCACGCTGGACGCTATCCGCGCCGCGCTGGCCAAAGGCGTGGATGTGCTGCCCGCCACCGGTCGCACGGTGACAGGCGTTCCCCGCCAGTTTGCCGAGATTCCCGGTGTACGGTATGCCCTGACCTCCAACGGCGCGTCGGTGGTGGATCTGCAGACGGGGGAAAAACTGGTCTGTCTTCCCTTTGACGCCGCCCTGGCGGAGCGGGCTTTCGACGTGGTCCGTCCCTTTGGTGGGATGCTGAGCGTCTTCATCAACGGCGAAAGCTATACGGCCGCTTCCACCTCGGGGGACGGGCTGGAGATGGTGCCGGAAAATCTGCGGGAATACTTCCGCACCACCCGCAATGTGGTGCCCGACATGCACCGCATGATGGAGGAGCATCCCCACGAAATTGAGAAATTCAGCATCCTCTACCCCACCGAGGCCCAGCGCGACGCCGCCTGGCAGGCGGTGGCCGCAGCCTGCCCTACCCTGGAGATCACCTCCAGCATTGAGCGCAATATGGAACTCAATGCACCCGGTGTGAGCAAGGGACCCGGTCTGATGGCCCTGGCCAAACGGCTGGGCCTTGCCCGGGAACAGGTGATGGCCGTGGGAGATTCCGGCAACGACCGCACCATGGTGGAGCTGGCGGGCCTGGGGGTTGCCATGGGCAACGCTACGGAAGAAATCCGCCAGGCCGCCGACGTCATCACTGCCGACAACAACCACGATGGCGTGGCAGAAGCGATTGAAAAATACGTATTGTAATATTCAAAATAAATAGTACAAGAGGTATATAAGATGAAAAATGTATTGGTAGGCCAATCCGGCGGCCCGACTGCCGTTATCAACTCCAGCCTGGCCGGCGTCTACGAGACCGCCAAAGCCTGCGGCGCCCCCCACGTATACGGCATGCAGTACGGCATTGAGGGTGTACTGGAGGGCAAGATCGTCGACCTGGACACCGTCCTGTGCGACAAGATGGACATCGAGCTGCTCAAGCGTACGCCCTCCAGCTTCCTGGGCAGCTGCCGCCACAAGCTGCCTGACCCCACCGTGGACGATCGTCCCTATCACACCCTGTTCGATCTGTTTGCCCGGTACGACATCGGTGCCGTGTTCTACATCGGCGGCAACGATTCCATGGACACCATCGCCAAGCTGTCTGCCTACGGCAAGGCGGTGAACAGCGAGATCCGCTTCATCGGCGTGCCCAAGACCATCGACAATGACCTGATGCTCACCGACCACACCCCCGGCTATGGCAGTGCGGCCAAATACATCGCCACCATCCTGAAAGAAGTTATCTGCGACTCCAGCGTCTACGACATCCGCAGCGTTACGGTGGCCGAGATCATGGGCCGCCACACCGGCTGGCTGGCTGCCGCTTCCAGCCTGGCCACCGGTCCCGACTGCAACGGTCCCGACCTGATCCTGCTGCCTGAGCGCACCTTCAACGAGGATGCTTTCCTGGAGCGGGTCGCCAAACTGGAAAAGGAGCGTCACAACGTCATCATTGCCGTCAGCGAGGGTGTCAAGAATGCCGAGGGTGTCTTCCTTTGCGATCTGGTCTCCACGGCCGGACAGCTGGATGCCTTCGGACACAAGGCGATTCTCAGCGGCACCAGCCGCTACCTGGCCGATCTGATCCGGGTCCGCCTGGGCTGCAAGACCCGGGCCATCGAGTTCTCCACCCTGCAGCGCTGCGCCAGCCATCTGGCCAGCCGCACCGACATCACCGAGGCCTATCAGGTGGGTGGTGCCTCGGTGGAAGCTGCCGTGCGCGGGGAGACCGCCGAGATGTGCGCCATCAAGCGGCTGAGCGACCAGCCCTACCGCGTGGAGACCGAGATGGTGGACGTGACCCAGGTAGCCAACTTTGAGAAGAAGGTCCCCGACGAGTGGATCACCGCCGACGGCATGCATGTCAACGAGAACTTCGAGCGCTATGCCCGTCCCCTGATCCAGGCGGAGCTGACGCCCATCTACATCAACGGCGTGCCCCGCCACATCCATCTGGATTGATGGTTTTTGTGCATTCCGCCTTGTCCTTCGCAATTTTTGCAAGGTAATACTGGGGATTTTGTCCGCTGAATAGCCCGCATCGTTCCGTATAGTGGAACAGCTCTTGTGTGCCACTTGATCCGACGTTTTTCGCGTTCCGTATAGTGGAACACAAAATTCCCAACACAGCGTCTTTTTTTCAGCAACCCCTGCAATAGAAAAACAAGCCGCCCCATGGTACACTGAATACAACAAATTCAGTGCCCCGTGGGGCGTTTTTTTGGTGAAAGATCACGGAATCAGGCAGGAGGTTCCTTATGGCAAAAAATGCAATCGTCGGCCAGTCCGGCGGCCCGACCTCGGTCATCAACGCCAGTCTGGCGGGCGTCTTTGAAAGCTGCAAGAGCCGCGGTGCCGGCAAGGTCTACGGCATGCTGCACGGCGTGGCCGGTCTGCTGGAACGGCGCGTCTGCGTACTGGACGACAAACTCCATGGTGCCTTGGACATTGAACTGCTCAAGCGCACGCCGTCCAGCTATCTGGGCAGCTGCCGCTACAAGCTGCCCGACTGGCACACTCCCGAGGGAGAGGCCGTTTACCAGAAGCTGTTCGCCATCCTGCAGGAACTGGAAATCGGGTATTTCTTCTATATCGGCGGCAACGACTCCATGGACACCATCGGCAAACTGGCGGACTACGGCGCCCATATCGGCAGTGAGATCCGTTTTATGGGCGTGCCCAAGACCATTGACAACGACCTGATGGTCACCGATCACACCCCGGGCTACGGCAGTGCTGCCAAGTACATTGGCGTTGTGATGAAGGAGATCATCCGGGATGCCACCGTCTACGGCACCAAGTATGTGACCATCGTGGAGATCATGGGCCGCAACGCCGGCTGGCTTACTTCCGCCGCAGCGCTGGCCAAGGCCGAGGACTGCGAGGGCGTGGACATGATCTGCCTGCCGGAAGTTCCCTTCAACGTGGACCACTTTGTGGAGAAGGTAGAGCGGATGCAGAAGGCCAAGCCGTCCATCGTGATTGCGGTATCCGAAGGCGTCAAGCTGGAGGATGGCCGCTACGTCTGTGAGCTGGCCGACGATGTGCACGCGGTGGACGCCTTCGGCCACAAGGCCCTGACCGGTACGGCCCGTTTCCTGGCCAACACAGTGGCCCGCCGCCTGGACACCAAGACCCGCTGCATCGAGCTTTCCACCCTGCAGCGCTGCGCCGGTCATCTGACCAGCCGCACCGATATTACCGAGGCGTATCAGGTGGGCGGTGCCGCCGCCAAGGCCGCTTTTGAGGGCCACACCGGCGAGATGGTGGCACTGGACCGCATCTCCAACGCTCCCTACCAGTGCGGCACCAGTCTGCATCCCATCTGCGAGGTCGCCAACCTCGAAAAGAAGGTCCCCTTGGAATGGGTCAACGCCGATCATACGGCCATGACCCAGGACTTTATCGACTACGCTATGCCGTTGATCCAGGCCGAACTGACCCCCATTTATGTGGAAGGCCTGCCTCATCATATTTACCTCCCAGAAGCCTGAGTAACGCCAGGCGCAAAAAGACCCTCGCAGGACTTGAACTCCCCTGCGAGGGTCTTTTTCTGTTTAATAGAAGCCGAAACTGGGCAGGCATTCCAGCGCCTCGGCCCACCAGGTCGGGATGGGCAGACCGGACAGGGCCGGATAGTAGCAGATGAACAGCACCAGCGATACCACACACAGTCCGATGCCTATGCGGCGGGCCAGCGACTCCCTATGAATATGGGAGAGTACCAGCGCAATGGCCGCCAGGCAGAACATGGAACTGGGGAAATAGTGGTAGAGGAAGGTGCAGCGGGTGACCAGCATCCAGGGGATCAGCTGGGTGCCGTAGAGGATCAATACCCCGGCGCCGGCCCGGCTGCCCCGATGGCTGACCTGATGCCAGAGCAATGCCACAAGGCAGGCCAGCCCCGCCAGCCAGATCACCGGACCGCCCAGCCCTGCAATGCTGGCCCTGAGGCCATCGGGCAGATGGGTGTTCTGATAATACCACACAGGGCGCAGCCCCAGCAGCCAGGTGTACCAGCGGCTCTCAAAGGGATGGGTGGCCTCCAGGTTGGAATGGTATTCGTACATAGAGACCTGGCAGTTCCACCAGTCGCCGAGACTGAAATCCGGATTCCGCCACCAGTAAGGCAGATAAGACGCGATATAAATGCAGAGCGGCAGCAGTACATAGAACACCACACCGCCCAAGGCCGCCGTGCGGAACTCCGAGGAAAAGCCTGGTTTTTTCTGACGCCAGCGGGCATAGAGCACGCCCAGGTAGAGGATGGCCAGCCCTGCCCCGGCATAGATACCGGTCCATTTGGCCGCACATCCCAGCCCGAAGGCCACACCGCCCAGGGCCATGGGCAGCAGAGACCGGGTAACCCCCTTCTGCAGCACGCTCTGGCAGTACCACAGCATGAAGTAGGCGCCCAGCAAAATGAAGAAGGTGCCATAGATGTCGATGGTGGCAATGCGGCTTTG encodes the following:
- a CDS encoding CD1247 N-terminal domain-containing protein gives rise to the protein MAMDLNAKAAYIRGLMTGMEFDPASKNGKVIAAMMDLLEEMAASVTEHDNALDQVYDELETLDQDLDDVVADLYGDEEDEEGDDEDSEDLYEVTCPNCGAVSTVDEETLLDQESELVCPNCGAAFDIELEGTEEETPAETDQQDQ
- the efp gene encoding elongation factor P, producing the protein MISAGEFRNGVTFEQDGQVLQVVEFQHVKPGKGAAFVRTKTKNVITGSVVETSYNPTAKFPQAFIERKEVTYSYEDGGLYHFMDVETYDDIPVSASDVPENFKFCKENDTCKLLSYKGKVFSVEIPNFVELEITATEPGIKGNTATNTLKPATVETGAEIRVPLFINEGDKVRIDTRTGEYMERVN
- a CDS encoding TIM barrel protein, coding for MSETPRFGSAGLSDSYPGKKFDPEGIASYTAGFGLTAFEYQCGRGVRLALDKAEALGKACAEKNISLSVHAPYYISMSSLEEDKRLHSIDYLLQSCALVKALGGRRVIFHTGSCGKQSREEALEKALDTMRRAVEACDAAGFADCILCPETMGKVNQLGTLDEVLALCQVDERITPCIDFGHLYARSQGVQFAEATATEDYAALLDKLQVLGPERASRFHAHFSRIAYTKGGEKCHLTFADTEYGPPHAPLLALLKERGLAPTIICESAGTQAEDAAVLGRTYAAL
- a CDS encoding YqeG family HAD IIIA-type phosphatase, which produces MILTPEYIFRRVEAIRPEFLAQKGIQALVLDVDNTLTGDGSQVLEDSVQAWLQEMREAGISLTIVSNNTAKRVRPFAERIGLAWVSMACKPLPLGLMVARHRLGVKKSQMAMVGDQIYADRMAAGLYGIPCLFLLPRTPHDKARSVQIKRKYEPHWIRRYYEKGGKLYE
- the rpsU gene encoding 30S ribosomal protein S21, yielding MSEIRVKEGESLESALRRFKRSTARSGVLAEVRKREAYEKPSVRRKKKSEAARKRKFK
- a CDS encoding heparan-alpha-glucosaminide N-acetyltransferase; its protein translation is MTAKRLWLLDVVRGAALVNMLAYHALYDWVYVFGHASSWYDINGAGCHVWQQYICWSFILVSGYSFTLARKPWKNGLLVAGCAVILTAVTVGFMPSESIWFGVLHLNGAAVLLSWLVRPLLEKCPAGVGLAACAVLFALTNQVPKGYLGFETLRLWALPDAWYRPNWFWLGLPDLTRFSSADYFPLIPWLFLFWCGLFLARLWRPRAGQAPAVVRPLAFVGRHTLLVYMLHQPVIYGALWLWHAVC
- a CDS encoding Cof-type HAD-IIB family hydrolase → MSKIRLVALDLDGTVFNDEKQISPRTLDAIRAALAKGVDVLPATGRTVTGVPRQFAEIPGVRYALTSNGASVVDLQTGEKLVCLPFDAALAERAFDVVRPFGGMLSVFINGESYTAASTSGDGLEMVPENLREYFRTTRNVVPDMHRMMEEHPHEIEKFSILYPTEAQRDAAWQAVAAACPTLEITSSIERNMELNAPGVSKGPGLMALAKRLGLAREQVMAVGDSGNDRTMVELAGLGVAMGNATEEIRQAADVITADNNHDGVAEAIEKYVL
- a CDS encoding 6-phosphofructokinase, producing MKNVLVGQSGGPTAVINSSLAGVYETAKACGAPHVYGMQYGIEGVLEGKIVDLDTVLCDKMDIELLKRTPSSFLGSCRHKLPDPTVDDRPYHTLFDLFARYDIGAVFYIGGNDSMDTIAKLSAYGKAVNSEIRFIGVPKTIDNDLMLTDHTPGYGSAAKYIATILKEVICDSSVYDIRSVTVAEIMGRHTGWLAAASSLATGPDCNGPDLILLPERTFNEDAFLERVAKLEKERHNVIIAVSEGVKNAEGVFLCDLVSTAGQLDAFGHKAILSGTSRYLADLIRVRLGCKTRAIEFSTLQRCASHLASRTDITEAYQVGGASVEAAVRGETAEMCAIKRLSDQPYRVETEMVDVTQVANFEKKVPDEWITADGMHVNENFERYARPLIQAELTPIYINGVPRHIHLD
- a CDS encoding 6-phosphofructokinase, with the translated sequence MAKNAIVGQSGGPTSVINASLAGVFESCKSRGAGKVYGMLHGVAGLLERRVCVLDDKLHGALDIELLKRTPSSYLGSCRYKLPDWHTPEGEAVYQKLFAILQELEIGYFFYIGGNDSMDTIGKLADYGAHIGSEIRFMGVPKTIDNDLMVTDHTPGYGSAAKYIGVVMKEIIRDATVYGTKYVTIVEIMGRNAGWLTSAAALAKAEDCEGVDMICLPEVPFNVDHFVEKVERMQKAKPSIVIAVSEGVKLEDGRYVCELADDVHAVDAFGHKALTGTARFLANTVARRLDTKTRCIELSTLQRCAGHLTSRTDITEAYQVGGAAAKAAFEGHTGEMVALDRISNAPYQCGTSLHPICEVANLEKKVPLEWVNADHTAMTQDFIDYAMPLIQAELTPIYVEGLPHHIYLPEA